One Microtus pennsylvanicus isolate mMicPen1 chromosome 3, mMicPen1.hap1, whole genome shotgun sequence DNA window includes the following coding sequences:
- the Pih1d2 gene encoding PIH1 domain-containing protein 2, with protein sequence MRSSSKGLLTQISQFWNMLDDLAENDPERYRNFIEQELKDGKQLCADPEPQLCLQTKILKPKEKVLFINLCQWKRIPAPQSANHPVPISVGRPEDFSEASGSYTVIDVAYNPDVLQAAEKDQGIKDQLIKMAMHCIEERLQFTLARSYRVTSFSIKGNIQRTKENLTGIKTDFTGFKEIMRTENTLEMMRGSTESEPNHLPQVLLNKKQASGKGRCLIEEISSSEIQVEVKKPAYELKIVKDQNEKPLKIELKIELPGIDSVSLCELSVSEVDLLIEVSEKYRLYLNLPESINTEMTTAKFVKNKSVLFITMPLA encoded by the exons ATGAGGTCATCCTCAAAGGGACTTCTCACCCAGATTTCTCAGTTCTGGAATATGCTGGATGATTTGGCTGAAAATGATCCTGAGCGCTACAGGAACTTCATCGAGCAGGAGCTGAAGGACGGAAAACAGCTGTGTGCCGACCCAGAACCACAGCTCTGCCTACAAACCAAGATCCTA aaaccaaaagaaaaagtactCTTTATCAACCTGTGTCAATGGAAAAGGATCCCGGCTCCCCAGTCAGCCAATCATCCTGTGCCTATAAGTGTTGGCAGACCAGAGGATTTCTCTGAGGCATCAG GTTCATATACAGTCATTGATGTTGCCTACAATCCTGATGTTCTGCAAGCAGCAGAAAAAGACCAAGGGATCAAAGATCAGTTAATAAAAATGGCCATGCATTGCATTGAGGAGCGACTCCAGTTCACACTTGCACGTTCATACCGTGTCACTAGTTTTAGCATAAAAGGAAACATTCAGAGAACCAAGGAAAATCTGACGGGCATTAAAACTGACTTCACAGGCTTCAAAGAGATAATGAGAACAG aaaaTACTCTTGAAATGATGAGAGGCAGTACTGAGAGTGAACCAAATCACCTTCCTCAGGTGCTACTGAACAAAAAACAAGCATCAGGCAAAGGACGGTGTCTCATAGAGGAGATTTCTAGTTCAGAAATCCAGGTGGAGGTTAAGAAACCAGCCTATGAATTAAAGATTGTGAAGGATCAGAATGAGAAACCTCTGAAAATTGAACTAAAAATCGAGTTACCTGGGATTGATTCAGTCTCCCTCTGTGAGCTTAGTGTTTCTGAG gttgATTTATTGATTGAGGTCTCTGAGAAGTACCGATTATACCTGAATCTTCCAGAATCGATTAATACAGAAATGACGACAGCaaaatttgtcaaaaataagtCTGTATTATTCATTACAATGCCACTGGCATAA
- the Nkapd1 gene encoding uncharacterized protein NKAPD1 isoform X2, producing the protein MSRVPLGKVLLRNVIRHTDAHNKIQEESDMWKIRELEKQMEDAYQGTRRNMVPSSSSRMRSDGFDEESQRDYWRPKNEISGALEDDFLKAKSWNKKLYEYESNMPDRWGHSGYKELYPEEFETDSDQQDITNGKKTSPQVKASAHESHKHKKSKKSHKKKQKKRSHKKQKKNKKEAMDTAADSSSEFSEETGASSTRKRKQPHKSKKKSRKKSPKKSLPFGGERATSQSDDSAASSSEEIEERDTKKTKRKKKEKSVHVPVVSPEVQERTSKRRNWKVATDARSAESSEDD; encoded by the exons ATGTCACGGGTTCCACTGGGGAAAGTCCTCCTGAGGAATGTCATCCGGCATACAGATGCTCACAATAAG ATTCAGGAGGAATCTGACATGTGGAAAATCAGAGAACTAGAGAAGCAAATGGAGGATGCTTACCAGGGGACCAGAAGGAACATGGTACCCAGCAGCTCAAG TCGGATGAGAAGTGATGGTTTTGATGAAGAAAGTCAGAGAGACTACTGGAGGCCAAAAAATGAAATTTCTGGGGCCCTAGAAGATGATTTTCTTAAGGCTAAATCCTGGAACAAGAAGTTATATGAGTATGAATCCAACATGCCAGACAG ATGGGGTCACAGTGGTTATAAAGAGCTGTATCCTGAAGAGTTTGAAACAGACAG TGACCAGCAGGACATTACCAATGGGAAAAAAACATCTCCCCAGGTAAAAGCATCTGCCCACGAATCCCACAAACATAAAAAGTCAAagaaatcccataaaaagaagcagaaaaaacgGTCacacaaaaaacagaagaaaaacaaaaaggaagctaTGGACACAGCAGCAGATTCCTCAAGTGAATTCTCAGAAGAAACTGGAGCTTCTAGtaccaggaaaaggaagcaaCCACACAAGAGCAagaaaaaatccaggaaaaagtCTCCTAAAAAATCTTTACCTTTTGGGGGAGAAAGGGCTACTTCCCAGTCAGATGATTCAGCAGCTAGCAGTTCTGAGGAAATCGAGGAAAGAGACACtaagaaaaccaaaaggaaaaagaaagagaaaagtgttCATGTTCCTGTGGTTAGCCCTGAAGTACAGGAGAGGACGAGCAAGCGCAGGAATTGGAAAGTGGCTACAGATGCAAGGTCTGCTGAAAGCTCAGAAGATGACTAA
- the Nkapd1 gene encoding uncharacterized protein NKAPD1 isoform X1 gives MSRVPLGKVLLRNVIRHTDAHNKIQEESDMWKIRELEKQMEDAYQGTRRNMVPSSSSRMRSDGFDEESQRDYWRPKNEISGALEDDFLKAKSWNKKLYEYESNMPDRWGHSGYKELYPEEFETDSSDQQDITNGKKTSPQVKASAHESHKHKKSKKSHKKKQKKRSHKKQKKNKKEAMDTAADSSSEFSEETGASSTRKRKQPHKSKKKSRKKSPKKSLPFGGERATSQSDDSAASSSEEIEERDTKKTKRKKKEKSVHVPVVSPEVQERTSKRRNWKVATDARSAESSEDD, from the exons ATGTCACGGGTTCCACTGGGGAAAGTCCTCCTGAGGAATGTCATCCGGCATACAGATGCTCACAATAAG ATTCAGGAGGAATCTGACATGTGGAAAATCAGAGAACTAGAGAAGCAAATGGAGGATGCTTACCAGGGGACCAGAAGGAACATGGTACCCAGCAGCTCAAG TCGGATGAGAAGTGATGGTTTTGATGAAGAAAGTCAGAGAGACTACTGGAGGCCAAAAAATGAAATTTCTGGGGCCCTAGAAGATGATTTTCTTAAGGCTAAATCCTGGAACAAGAAGTTATATGAGTATGAATCCAACATGCCAGACAG ATGGGGTCACAGTGGTTATAAAGAGCTGTATCCTGAAGAGTTTGAAACAGACAG TAGTGACCAGCAGGACATTACCAATGGGAAAAAAACATCTCCCCAGGTAAAAGCATCTGCCCACGAATCCCACAAACATAAAAAGTCAAagaaatcccataaaaagaagcagaaaaaacgGTCacacaaaaaacagaagaaaaacaaaaaggaagctaTGGACACAGCAGCAGATTCCTCAAGTGAATTCTCAGAAGAAACTGGAGCTTCTAGtaccaggaaaaggaagcaaCCACACAAGAGCAagaaaaaatccaggaaaaagtCTCCTAAAAAATCTTTACCTTTTGGGGGAGAAAGGGCTACTTCCCAGTCAGATGATTCAGCAGCTAGCAGTTCTGAGGAAATCGAGGAAAGAGACACtaagaaaaccaaaaggaaaaagaaagagaaaagtgttCATGTTCCTGTGGTTAGCCCTGAAGTACAGGAGAGGACGAGCAAGCGCAGGAATTGGAAAGTGGCTACAGATGCAAGGTCTGCTGAAAGCTCAGAAGATGACTAA
- the Timm8b gene encoding mitochondrial import inner membrane translocase subunit Tim8 B, which translates to MAELGEADEAELQRLVAAEQQKAQFTAQVHHFMELCWDKCVEKPGNRLDSRTENCLSSCVDRFIDTTLAITGRFAQIVQKGGQ; encoded by the exons ATGGCCGAACTAGGAGAAGCAGACGAAGCGGAGTTACAGCGCCTGGTGGCAGCGGAGCAGCAGAAGGCGCAGTTCACTGCGCAG GTGCATCACTTCATGGAACTATGTTGGGATAAGTGTGTTGAGAAGCCAGGAAATCGGCTAGATTCCCGCACTGAAAACTGCCTCTCTAGCTGCGTGGACCGCTTCATTGACACTACTCTTGCTATCACCGGTCGGTTTGCCCAGATTGTACAGAAAGGAGGACAGTAG
- the Sdhd gene encoding succinate dehydrogenase [ubiquinone] cytochrome b small subunit, mitochondrial, which yields MAVLLKLGVLCSGQGGRALLLRNRVVQPACVSAFLQDQRTPGWHGTQHVHLSPSHHSGSKAASLHWTSERVVSVLLLGLLPAGYLSPCSAVDYSLAAALTLHSHWGLGQVVTDYVHGDASQKAVKAGLLAVSALTFAGLCYFNYHDVGICRAVAMLWEL from the exons ATGGCGGTTCTCTTAAAGCTGGGTGTCCTCTGCAGTGGCCAGGGAGGCCGAG CTCTGTTGCTCAGAAACCGGGTGGTCCAACCTGCTTGTGTCTCAGCGTTTCTCCAGGACCAGCGTACCCCAGGATGGCATGGCACGCAGCATGTTCACCTGTCACCAAGCCACCatt CTGGTTCCAAGGCTGCCTCTCTCCACTGGACTAGCGAGAGGGTTGTCAGTGTTCTGCTCCTGGGCCTGCTCCCGGCTGGGTACTTGAGCCCCTGCTCTGCGGTGGACTACTCCCTGGCTGCAGCCCTCACCCTGCACAGCCACTG GGGCCTTGGACAAGTGGTGACTGACTATGTTCATGGGGATGCATCGCAGAAGGCTGTCAAGGCAGGCCTCTTGGCAGTCTCAGCTTTGACCTTTGCTGGGCTTTGCTATTTCAACTACCACGATGTGGGCATCTGCAGAGCGGTTGCCATGCTGTGGGAGCTCTGA